In Leptospira bouyouniensis, the following proteins share a genomic window:
- the hisS gene encoding histidine--tRNA ligase, giving the protein MKEQKLTTENYKGTRDFYPEDMRLRNYLFSVMKDVVRSYGYEEYDGPMVESLDLYRAKTGEEIVGKQIYNFIDKGDREVAIRPEMTPTVARMVAKKLRELPRPIRWFSIPNLWRYEQPGHGRLREHWQLNVDMFGVPGSRAELEILSLACDILFAFGAPKNSFKVTISHRSLLDEFLLDGLKVSPNQAHEVSKILDKKNKITQDEYVALVNKTIPNDPTAVSKIDLFLNASVATLNQIPGIKEVTLESINGLFEDIKTIGLDDIIFFDPSVVRGFDYYTGFIFEIFDTSPQNKRSLYGGGRYDNLIGLFSNEELTGIGFGLGDVTLQNFLTSHNLLPNFANESTVYIPLLDDSSYTENHNFAKELRKEKINVEVSLVSQKMGKQLSYAEKKGYRWILLRGEDEIKTGTITLKDMVTRDQFTFSFAEALQKIKEELSK; this is encoded by the coding sequence TTGAAAGAACAAAAACTAACAACAGAAAACTATAAAGGCACTCGGGATTTTTATCCCGAAGATATGCGCCTTCGAAACTATTTATTTTCCGTCATGAAAGACGTTGTAAGATCCTATGGTTACGAAGAATATGATGGTCCCATGGTAGAATCATTGGATTTGTACCGAGCAAAAACTGGTGAAGAAATTGTTGGGAAACAAATTTATAACTTCATCGATAAGGGTGATCGTGAAGTTGCCATACGTCCTGAAATGACTCCAACTGTCGCACGAATGGTTGCTAAAAAATTAAGAGAGTTACCAAGGCCTATTCGTTGGTTTTCTATCCCAAACCTTTGGAGGTACGAACAACCCGGGCATGGAAGACTGCGAGAACACTGGCAATTGAATGTCGATATGTTTGGCGTGCCGGGAAGCCGAGCTGAATTAGAAATATTGTCCTTAGCCTGTGATATTTTATTTGCATTTGGCGCACCTAAGAATAGTTTTAAAGTTACCATTTCGCATAGGTCTTTACTCGACGAATTTTTGTTAGATGGACTTAAAGTTAGCCCAAACCAAGCTCATGAAGTTTCGAAAATTTTAGATAAAAAAAATAAAATTACTCAAGATGAATATGTAGCTTTAGTTAATAAAACTATACCTAACGATCCAACAGCTGTTTCTAAAATCGATTTATTCTTAAATGCTTCAGTTGCCACTTTAAACCAAATCCCAGGGATAAAAGAAGTTACATTGGAATCCATTAATGGATTGTTTGAGGATATCAAAACGATTGGCTTGGATGACATCATTTTCTTTGATCCTTCTGTTGTTAGAGGATTTGATTATTATACAGGTTTTATTTTTGAAATCTTTGATACATCTCCACAAAACAAAAGGTCTTTGTATGGTGGTGGAAGGTATGATAATTTAATTGGATTATTTTCTAACGAAGAATTAACAGGGATTGGATTTGGATTGGGTGATGTGACGTTACAAAACTTTTTAACTTCCCACAATTTATTGCCTAATTTTGCAAATGAATCAACGGTGTATATACCACTTTTAGATGATTCTTCCTATACAGAAAACCATAATTTTGCAAAAGAGTTGCGGAAAGAAAAAATCAATGTAGAAGTCTCGTTAGTTTCTCAAAAAATGGGAAAACAACTTTCCTATGCTGAAAAGAAAGGATATCGATGGATTTTACTTCGCGGAGAAGATGAAATCAAAACTGGTACCATAACTTTAAAAGATATGGTAACTAGAGATCAATTTACTTTTAGTTTTGCGGAAGCACTTCAAAAGATCAAAGAAGAGCTTTCGAAATGA
- a CDS encoding phosphatase PAP2 family protein, with translation MNWINTIDLKLSTWIQKHLHHKNLSWVLSRINRGEMFALVLLPLMFISELYKPVYISLPFVLVFTYATDRLVLVLKKYFARKRPLVSVMGKIDSNPDMKHSFPSAHSANSIVVATILVFAFRETPYFFFFSLFAGVGRLITLHHFVSDIIGGWVIGFSIGLIAVTIHYLFWPVLITL, from the coding sequence ATGAATTGGATAAATACAATTGATTTAAAACTATCCACTTGGATTCAAAAACACTTACATCATAAAAATTTAAGTTGGGTTTTGTCTCGAATCAATCGAGGTGAAATGTTTGCTCTTGTTTTATTACCTTTGATGTTTATCAGTGAATTGTACAAACCTGTTTATATCAGTTTGCCATTTGTTTTAGTATTTACTTATGCTACTGATCGATTGGTTTTGGTACTAAAAAAGTATTTTGCTAGGAAACGTCCCCTAGTCAGTGTTATGGGAAAAATCGACTCTAATCCTGATATGAAACATTCGTTTCCTTCTGCTCACAGTGCAAATTCAATTGTTGTGGCTACAATTCTCGTGTTTGCTTTTAGAGAAACACCATATTTCTTTTTCTTTAGTTTGTTTGCAGGAGTGGGTAGGTTAATCACTTTGCACCACTTCGTCAGTGATATAATTGGAGGTTGGGTCATTGGATTTAGTATTGGTTTAATTGCTGTCACTATCCATTATTTGTTTTGGCCCGTATTGATAACATTATGA
- a CDS encoding lysophospholipid acyltransferase family protein, whose product MKYIGYFFSFLIVYLFYFPFKVLPYKLCLSYGIFLTNLIYKFDKKHRKVAAENIRYAFPEYSESQILDLVKAHYRHLGILLAHTLWAPRMTRAWLDKYLEVDETSLKIEEDTKKEGVGVILISGHFGTWEILVQFLGIRMKGGGIYKKVRNPFVDTLLKRMRSKNGVVLVPVEESTQVIKLLKQGYWIGFGADQNAGKAGIFVPFMNRQASTFVGPALMAYLTGAKMLYYSVLAGENGKVIVRVKDLGFVDKKLFPNKDDVIRHYTELWTKTLEEEVKLFPEQYFWVHRRWRTQPQVV is encoded by the coding sequence ATGAAATACATCGGATATTTTTTTTCCTTTCTTATAGTATATTTGTTTTATTTTCCTTTTAAGGTGCTTCCGTATAAGTTGTGTTTGTCGTATGGAATATTTTTAACCAACTTGATTTATAAGTTTGATAAAAAACATAGAAAGGTCGCAGCAGAAAATATTCGATATGCTTTCCCTGAATATTCAGAAAGTCAAATTTTAGATTTAGTCAAAGCCCACTACCGCCATTTAGGAATTTTACTTGCCCACACTCTTTGGGCTCCTCGTATGACGCGTGCTTGGTTGGATAAATACCTAGAAGTTGATGAAACTAGTTTAAAAATTGAAGAAGATACTAAAAAAGAAGGTGTAGGTGTTATTTTAATCTCGGGTCATTTTGGAACTTGGGAAATCTTGGTTCAATTTTTAGGAATTCGAATGAAGGGTGGTGGAATTTACAAAAAAGTGAGAAATCCTTTTGTTGATACCCTTTTAAAAAGAATGCGTTCTAAAAATGGGGTGGTTTTGGTACCTGTGGAAGAGTCCACTCAAGTCATCAAATTACTCAAACAAGGATATTGGATTGGTTTTGGAGCAGATCAAAATGCAGGTAAGGCTGGGATTTTTGTACCATTTATGAATAGGCAAGCATCGACATTTGTTGGTCCGGCACTTATGGCATATTTAACTGGTGCTAAAATGTTGTATTATTCAGTGTTAGCTGGTGAAAATGGGAAAGTCATTGTACGTGTTAAAGATTTAGGATTTGTGGATAAAAAGTTATTCCCAAATAAAGATGATGTGATTCGTCATTATACGGAACTTTGGACTAAAACTTTGGAAGAAGAAGTTAAGTTATTTCCAGAACAATATTTTTGGGTCCACCGTCGTTGGAGAACTCAACCTCAAGTGGTTTAA
- a CDS encoding Re/Si-specific NAD(P)(+) transhydrogenase subunit alpha — protein MKIGVIKEPSYENRVAITPDVIDPLKKLGFTISIESTAGDNAFFSDQDYKDAGASVESRDSILSGSDIVVSIHALDEASAKKIGKDKLYIATLSPLAFPKKVKEIATSSFKIFSMDTIPRITRAQSMDVLSSQATVSGYKAVLLAASNYSRFFPMLTTAAGTITPARVLILGAGVAGLQAIATSRRLGAVVDVFDTRPEVKEQCMSLGAKFVEVEGAADASNTGGYAVEQSEDYQRRQKEAIAKYAEKADIIITTALIPGRKAPVLITKEMVDKMRQGSVIVDLAAVNGGNCELTENDKTIVYKGITIIGNSNLQSTQPMDASKMYAKNIVNFLKLFVNKEKQFIINLEDEIINACMIAENGAIRHKPTLALLGE, from the coding sequence ATGAAAATAGGCGTAATCAAAGAACCATCATATGAAAACCGAGTTGCGATCACACCAGATGTGATCGATCCACTAAAGAAGTTGGGATTCACAATTTCAATTGAATCGACAGCCGGTGACAATGCATTTTTCTCCGACCAAGATTATAAAGATGCTGGTGCTTCTGTAGAATCGAGAGACTCTATTTTATCTGGATCTGATATTGTTGTATCAATTCATGCTTTGGATGAAGCGAGTGCTAAAAAAATCGGTAAAGATAAACTATACATCGCAACTCTCTCACCTTTGGCTTTCCCTAAAAAAGTAAAAGAAATCGCAACTTCCTCATTCAAAATCTTTTCGATGGATACTATTCCAAGGATAACTCGTGCCCAATCGATGGATGTTCTCAGTAGCCAAGCAACAGTTTCAGGTTATAAGGCTGTATTACTAGCGGCTTCTAATTATAGCCGATTTTTTCCAATGTTAACAACCGCTGCAGGGACAATTACGCCGGCAAGAGTATTAATTCTTGGAGCTGGAGTTGCAGGATTACAAGCGATTGCAACCTCACGCAGATTAGGTGCTGTAGTAGACGTCTTTGATACTCGCCCTGAAGTCAAAGAGCAGTGTATGTCCCTTGGCGCTAAATTTGTGGAAGTAGAGGGTGCAGCTGATGCATCAAACACAGGTGGTTATGCAGTAGAACAATCAGAAGACTACCAAAGACGCCAAAAAGAAGCAATTGCAAAATATGCCGAAAAAGCTGATATCATCATCACTACAGCACTCATTCCTGGAAGGAAAGCTCCTGTTTTAATCACAAAAGAAATGGTAGATAAAATGCGACAAGGCTCAGTAATCGTTGACCTTGCTGCGGTAAATGGTGGGAACTGTGAATTGACAGAAAATGATAAGACCATTGTTTACAAAGGTATCACTATCATTGGAAACTCAAATCTTCAAAGTACACAGCCGATGGATGCAAGTAAAATGTATGCAAAAAACATCGTAAACTTTCTCAAATTGTTTGTGAACAAAGAAAAACAGTTCATTATCAATTTGGAAGATGAGATCATCAATGCATGTATGATTGCTGAAAATGGTGCCATTCGCCATAAACCGACACTGGCGCTTTTAGGAGAGTAA